The Streptomyces sp. NBC_01275 genome has a segment encoding these proteins:
- a CDS encoding metallopeptidase family protein has translation MLEMTREEFEELVSEALDRIPPELTRLMDNVAVFVEDEPPADDPELLGLYEGTPLTDRGEWYAGVLPDRITIYRGPTLRMCGTREEVVAETEVTVVHEIAHHFGIDDARLHALGYG, from the coding sequence GTGCTGGAGATGACGCGCGAGGAGTTCGAGGAGCTGGTCTCCGAGGCGCTGGACCGGATTCCGCCGGAGTTGACGCGGCTGATGGACAACGTCGCGGTGTTCGTCGAGGACGAGCCCCCGGCGGACGATCCGGAGCTGCTCGGGCTGTACGAGGGCACTCCGCTGACGGACCGCGGCGAGTGGTACGCCGGGGTGCTCCCGGACCGCATCACGATCTACCGGGGGCCGACGCTGCGGATGTGCGGGACGCGCGAGGAGGTCGTCGCGGAGACCGAGGTGACCGTGGTCCACGAGATCGCCCACCACTTCGGCATCGACGACGCGCGCCTGCACGCGCTGGGCTACGGCTGA
- a CDS encoding amino acid permease: MTDDARVAGPTGLSDEERLAQLGYTQVLARRMSAFSNYAVSFTIISVLSGCLTLYLFGMNTGGPAVIVWGWVAVGLMTLFVGLSMAEICSAYPTSAGLYFWAHRLAPSRSAAAWAWFTGWFNVLGQVAVTAGIDFGAASFLGAYLNLQFDFEVTPGRTVLLFAAILLLHGLLNTFGVRIVALLNSVSVWWHVLGVAVIVGALTFVPDHHQSTSFVFTEFVNNTGWGSGVYVVLLGLLMAQYTFTGYDASAHMTEETHDASTAGPKGIVQSIWTSWIAGFVLLLGFTYAIQSYDGALDSPTGAPPAQILLDALGATAGKLLLLVVIGAQLFCGMASVTANSRMIYAFSRDGALPYSHVWHTVSRRTRTPVAAVWLAAGGALVLGLPYLINVTAYAAVTSIAVIGLYIAYVIPTLLRIRKGEAFERGPWHLGRWSKAIGVVSVAWVAAITVLFMLPQVSPVTWETFNYAPVAVLVVLGFAGGWWLLSAREWFLNPNHERTAAREAARVEKTV, from the coding sequence ATGACAGATGACGCCAGAGTGGCCGGGCCGACTGGACTGTCGGACGAAGAGCGGCTGGCCCAACTCGGTTACACACAGGTTCTCGCCCGCCGCATGTCGGCGTTCTCCAACTACGCGGTCTCCTTCACCATCATCTCGGTCCTGTCCGGCTGCCTGACCCTGTACCTCTTCGGCATGAACACGGGCGGCCCGGCCGTGATCGTGTGGGGCTGGGTCGCGGTCGGCCTGATGACGCTGTTCGTCGGTCTGTCCATGGCCGAGATCTGTTCGGCGTACCCGACCTCGGCGGGCCTGTACTTCTGGGCGCACCGCCTGGCGCCCTCGCGCTCGGCGGCGGCCTGGGCCTGGTTCACGGGCTGGTTCAACGTCCTGGGCCAGGTGGCCGTGACGGCCGGCATCGACTTCGGAGCGGCGTCCTTCCTGGGCGCGTACCTGAACCTCCAGTTCGACTTCGAGGTCACCCCCGGCCGAACGGTCCTGCTCTTCGCCGCGATCCTCCTCCTGCACGGCCTGCTGAACACCTTCGGCGTCCGCATCGTCGCGCTGCTGAACAGCGTGAGCGTGTGGTGGCACGTGCTGGGCGTGGCGGTGATCGTCGGAGCGCTGACCTTCGTCCCCGACCACCATCAGTCGACGTCCTTCGTGTTCACGGAGTTCGTGAACAACACCGGCTGGGGGAGCGGGGTGTACGTGGTGCTGCTGGGCCTGCTGATGGCCCAGTACACCTTCACCGGCTACGACGCCTCCGCCCACATGACCGAGGAGACCCACGACGCGTCCACGGCCGGCCCGAAAGGCATCGTCCAGTCGATCTGGACCTCCTGGATAGCCGGCTTCGTCCTCCTCCTCGGCTTCACCTACGCCATCCAGTCCTACGACGGCGCACTCGACTCCCCGACCGGCGCGCCGCCCGCCCAGATCCTCCTCGACGCCCTGGGCGCGACCGCCGGCAAGCTGCTCCTGCTGGTGGTCATCGGCGCCCAGCTGTTCTGCGGGATGGCGTCGGTGACCGCCAACAGCCGCATGATCTACGCCTTCTCGCGCGACGGCGCCCTCCCGTACTCCCACGTCTGGCACACCGTCAGCCGGCGCACCCGCACCCCGGTCGCGGCGGTCTGGCTGGCGGCGGGCGGCGCGCTGGTACTGGGCCTGCCGTACCTGATCAACGTCACCGCGTACGCGGCGGTGACCTCCATCGCCGTGATCGGCCTCTACATCGCCTACGTCATCCCGACCCTGCTGCGGATCCGCAAGGGCGAGGCCTTCGAACGGGGGCCGTGGCACCTGGGCCGCTGGTCGAAGGCGATCGGCGTGGTGTCGGTGGCATGGGTCGCCGCCATCACGGTCCTCTTCATGCTCCCCCAGGTCTCCCCGGTCACCTGGGAGACCTTCAACTACGCCCCGGTCGCCGTCCTCGTCGTCCTGGGCTTCGCGGGCGGCTGGTGGCTGCTCTCGGCCCGCGAGTGGTTCCTCAACCCGAACCACGAACGCACGGCGGCACGGGAGGCGGCACGCGTCGAGAAGACCGTGTAG
- a CDS encoding alpha/beta fold hydrolase — MTSLRSLRLPDGFLDLFTSRLVEVNGLRLHTVTGGDGPALLLIGGWPQTWYAWREVMPALAREHTVVAVDSRGAGLSDKPDDGYDAGTLAADLVALMAALGHDRFDVVGHDIGTWTGYALAADHPERVGRLAVLEAVIPGLTPSPPFFGPAAVNLKLWQFGFNRLTDLNEELVRGREQLFFGWQFATKAATRTAIPAYAVDVYVDAIAADPRALRASFAYYRALDETIAQNEQRSKTRLTLPVLAVGGALWSGANAAQTMRLAADDVTGVVLDDCGHYPAEEQPARFVEILEDFLAANR; from the coding sequence ATGACGAGCTTGCGTTCGCTGCGACTGCCTGACGGATTCCTCGACTTATTCACCAGCCGGCTCGTGGAGGTGAACGGGCTGCGGCTGCACACGGTCACCGGTGGGGACGGCCCGGCGCTGCTGCTGATCGGCGGGTGGCCCCAGACCTGGTACGCCTGGCGGGAAGTGATGCCCGCGCTCGCCCGTGAGCACACCGTCGTCGCCGTCGACTCGCGCGGCGCCGGGCTCTCCGACAAGCCCGACGACGGGTACGACGCCGGCACGCTGGCCGCCGATCTGGTCGCGTTGATGGCCGCGCTCGGGCACGACCGGTTCGACGTGGTCGGCCACGACATCGGTACGTGGACCGGCTACGCCCTCGCCGCCGATCACCCCGAGCGGGTGGGCCGGCTCGCCGTCCTCGAAGCGGTGATCCCCGGTCTCACGCCGTCCCCGCCGTTCTTCGGCCCGGCCGCGGTCAACCTGAAGCTCTGGCAGTTCGGCTTCAACCGGCTCACCGACCTCAACGAGGAACTGGTCCGGGGACGGGAACAACTCTTCTTCGGCTGGCAGTTCGCCACCAAGGCCGCCACGCGGACCGCGATCCCCGCGTACGCCGTCGACGTCTACGTCGACGCGATCGCCGCGGATCCTCGCGCGCTGCGGGCGAGCTTCGCGTACTACCGGGCGCTGGACGAGACGATCGCGCAGAACGAGCAGCGCAGCAAGACCCGGCTGACGCTGCCGGTGCTCGCCGTCGGCGGCGCGCTGTGGAGCGGCGCGAACGCCGCCCAGACGATGCGGCTGGCGGCCGACGACGTCACGGGGGTCGTCCTCGACGACTGCGGCCATTACCCGGCCGAGGAGCAGCCGGCGCGGTTCGTCGAGATCCTGGAGGACTTCCTCGCGGCCAACCGGTAG
- a CDS encoding VCBS repeat-containing protein gives MTRHAFVRLRLVAASAVLAAGLSPLLPSTAVADGAQETVVPAALRTTYTSGSVYGGSSYDGHDGAGAQGVFHSLEGSGLVWTRYADGTSVKVVHPTGYASYATAGGDVLAYRYADGRVDLWNASDDTTRTIRTPEGLTFLTAYGDLGVAFRSVKDDSGTTVQREMHLLLPEADGSTRDVPVTGVPEGYILGQPKGGDADGLLFQAGQAGGPYASVMVDRRTGQVQGWTPPRSKVLPRAQVTADHVVLFDVGDPTVQVFSRSDLSAAPVEVALDGGGTNPAQNLAVVGDWLVTRPGTAVIAKPIAGGPSKTLLPASNVDVSAVSDGSAVAVGRTAAAQDDWGVQRIRPGADGSPAVTLVKALPKPPYKIQGLSLDQGRLVVADRSHAGFRDTYGRTVAATGTPTFGERSSYDGTDTLLDSCSATDVGCSQLFGTAGGPTVWLERESEQYDRIRVNGPDPYDFWEVTVPAGGRVTDVSGGYVLYTTSAQQYVYRIDSGTPVVTRTPGPAALSGDVLWTAGAAPGTVTAYDLTTKKTVETLTTDAGCSPTELQALGRWLYWNCGDQAGVYDRTAKKSVPVPADEAKLGDGYVVTHDKRAGKLTLTTVADGTAVSRVIGELPDTGVSQRDVRWTVDESGANAAYVDAEEQVHLVPSGVAQQPLRLLETPRISDQIWADASNSALLTDNGILLSKPAASWQLTIRDKTTGKVVAGRSGGPVRGGLPRPEWNGTTGSGYAPNGLYDWTISVTPADGVGAPLTVKGTVRLHQGGAVHHDYLGTPSLLPDGVGDLVTVDSDSRLNFHQGTGSGTFSRKVGGWGWGTKITPVPVGDLNGDRCNDLLLRMGDGSLRLYKPGCVVTSTQWTSYTSLGTGWNQYDVLTAPGDVTKDGRPDLIARNAKTGTVYLYKGTSTGRLAARVKLYADWKTYKKVVGAGDLNGDGVGDLVAQDKADNLYRYYGTGKGTFGARVKVAAGWGGTYNAVVGAGDVTGDGKADLVARDTAGVLYRLPGNGKGGFGARVKIAGGWQGYKGIF, from the coding sequence GTGACTCGTCATGCCTTCGTACGTCTGCGTCTCGTCGCCGCCTCCGCCGTGCTGGCGGCCGGCCTGAGCCCCCTGCTGCCGTCGACCGCGGTCGCGGACGGGGCGCAGGAGACGGTGGTGCCGGCGGCGCTGCGCACCACGTACACCTCGGGTTCCGTCTACGGCGGCTCGTCCTACGACGGGCACGACGGCGCCGGCGCGCAGGGCGTGTTCCACAGCCTGGAGGGCTCCGGGCTGGTCTGGACGCGGTACGCGGACGGCACGTCCGTCAAGGTGGTCCACCCGACGGGCTACGCCAGTTACGCGACGGCCGGCGGCGACGTCCTCGCGTACCGCTACGCCGACGGCCGGGTCGACCTGTGGAACGCGTCCGACGACACCACGCGCACGATCCGGACTCCCGAGGGGCTGACGTTCCTCACCGCCTACGGCGATCTGGGGGTCGCCTTCCGGTCGGTGAAGGACGACAGCGGGACGACGGTCCAGCGGGAGATGCACCTGCTGCTCCCGGAGGCCGACGGCTCCACACGTGACGTGCCGGTGACCGGAGTGCCCGAGGGGTACATCCTCGGCCAGCCCAAGGGCGGGGACGCCGACGGGCTGCTGTTCCAGGCCGGACAGGCGGGCGGGCCGTATGCGTCGGTCATGGTCGACCGGCGGACGGGGCAGGTGCAGGGCTGGACCCCGCCGCGCTCCAAGGTCCTTCCCCGGGCGCAGGTCACCGCCGACCACGTGGTCCTCTTCGACGTCGGCGACCCGACGGTCCAGGTGTTCTCCCGCTCCGACCTGTCCGCCGCCCCGGTCGAGGTCGCGCTGGACGGCGGCGGCACGAACCCGGCGCAGAACCTCGCCGTGGTCGGCGACTGGCTGGTCACCCGGCCCGGTACGGCGGTGATCGCCAAGCCCATCGCGGGCGGCCCTTCGAAGACCCTGCTGCCCGCGTCGAACGTCGACGTCTCCGCCGTCTCCGACGGCAGCGCCGTGGCCGTCGGCCGTACCGCGGCCGCCCAGGACGACTGGGGCGTCCAGCGCATCCGGCCGGGCGCCGACGGCAGCCCGGCCGTCACCCTGGTCAAGGCGCTGCCGAAACCGCCGTACAAGATCCAGGGGCTCTCCCTGGACCAGGGCAGGCTCGTCGTCGCCGATCGCAGTCATGCCGGTTTCCGCGATACCTACGGGCGGACCGTCGCCGCGACCGGGACGCCGACGTTCGGGGAGCGCTCGTCGTACGACGGGACGGACACGCTGCTGGACTCCTGCTCGGCGACGGACGTCGGCTGTTCCCAGCTGTTCGGCACGGCCGGCGGGCCGACCGTCTGGCTGGAGCGCGAATCGGAGCAGTACGACCGGATCAGGGTCAACGGGCCCGACCCGTACGACTTCTGGGAGGTCACCGTTCCCGCCGGGGGACGGGTCACCGACGTGTCCGGCGGGTACGTGCTCTACACGACGTCCGCCCAGCAGTACGTCTACAGGATCGACAGCGGCACGCCGGTCGTCACCCGCACGCCGGGCCCCGCCGCCCTCTCCGGCGACGTCCTGTGGACCGCGGGCGCGGCCCCGGGCACGGTCACCGCGTACGACCTGACGACGAAGAAGACCGTCGAGACCCTCACCACCGACGCCGGCTGCTCGCCCACCGAACTCCAGGCGCTGGGCCGCTGGCTCTACTGGAACTGCGGCGACCAGGCCGGGGTGTACGACCGTACGGCGAAGAAGTCCGTGCCCGTACCGGCCGACGAGGCCAAGCTCGGCGACGGGTACGTGGTCACTCACGACAAGCGGGCCGGGAAGCTGACGCTCACGACGGTCGCCGACGGCACGGCCGTGAGCCGGGTGATCGGCGAACTGCCGGACACCGGGGTCTCGCAGCGGGACGTGCGCTGGACGGTCGACGAGTCGGGCGCGAACGCGGCCTATGTGGACGCCGAGGAGCAGGTGCACCTCGTTCCGTCGGGGGTGGCCCAGCAGCCGTTGCGACTGTTGGAGACCCCGCGGATCTCCGACCAGATCTGGGCGGACGCGAGCAACAGCGCCCTGCTGACCGACAACGGGATTCTGCTGTCGAAGCCGGCTGCGAGCTGGCAGCTCACCATCCGCGACAAGACGACCGGCAAGGTCGTCGCCGGCAGGAGCGGCGGCCCGGTACGCGGCGGGCTTCCGCGGCCGGAATGGAACGGAACCACCGGCTCCGGCTACGCCCCCAACGGCCTGTACGACTGGACGATCTCGGTGACGCCCGCCGACGGCGTCGGCGCCCCCCTGACGGTGAAGGGCACGGTCCGGCTCCACCAGGGCGGCGCGGTGCACCACGACTACCTCGGGACCCCGAGCTTGTTGCCGGACGGTGTCGGCGATCTGGTCACCGTCGACTCCGACAGCAGGCTGAACTTCCATCAGGGCACGGGCAGCGGCACGTTCTCCAGGAAGGTCGGGGGCTGGGGCTGGGGGACGAAGATCACGCCGGTGCCCGTCGGCGACCTGAACGGGGACCGCTGCAACGACCTGTTGCTGCGGATGGGCGACGGGTCCCTGCGCCTGTACAAGCCGGGATGCGTCGTCACGTCCACCCAGTGGACGTCGTACACGTCGCTGGGCACCGGCTGGAACCAGTACGACGTCCTGACCGCGCCCGGCGACGTCACCAAGGACGGCCGCCCCGACCTGATCGCCCGCAACGCGAAGACCGGCACGGTGTACCTCTACAAGGGCACGAGCACGGGCAGGCTGGCGGCGCGGGTGAAGCTGTACGCCGACTGGAAGACCTACAAGAAGGTCGTCGGGGCCGGTGACCTCAACGGGGACGGCGTCGGCGACCTGGTGGCGCAGGACAAGGCCGACAACCTGTACCGGTACTACGGGACGGGCAAGGGCACGTTCGGTGCACGGGTGAAGGTGGCCGCGGGCTGGGGCGGGACGTACAACGCGGTCGTCGGCGCGGGGGACGTCACCGGGGACGGGAAGGCGGACCTGGTGGCGCGGGACACGGCGGGGGTTCTGTACCGGCTGCCCGGCAACGGCAAGGGGGGCTTCGGCGCGCGGGTGAAGATCGCCGGCGGCTGGCAGGGCTACAAGGGGATCTTCTAG
- a CDS encoding TetR/AcrR family transcriptional regulator, producing MAGRKQFDVDEALRRAMHVFWRWGYSEASIDRLTEGTGLGRGSLYGTFGDKSALFRKSLQRYAQTYHPLYEQALSGPHPSPSAVVAAYLQVALNRIADPTVPDGCLLTVSATQFPALDAEGRAMVRAMIDGLRARLEQALLAAGAGEQEAAELALCTLATNKSLAVLSRAGFSGEDLATVAAAAAKNAKAVPNRPVEPSGPR from the coding sequence ATGGCAGGCCGCAAGCAATTCGACGTGGACGAGGCGCTACGACGTGCGATGCACGTCTTCTGGCGCTGGGGTTATTCGGAGGCCTCGATCGATCGCCTGACCGAGGGCACGGGCCTGGGCCGGGGCTCGCTCTACGGCACCTTCGGCGACAAGAGCGCCCTCTTCCGGAAAAGCCTCCAACGGTACGCGCAGACTTACCACCCGCTGTACGAGCAGGCGCTGTCCGGCCCCCACCCGAGCCCGAGCGCCGTTGTGGCCGCCTACCTGCAGGTCGCCCTGAACCGCATCGCCGACCCGACGGTCCCGGACGGCTGCCTGCTCACGGTGTCGGCAACGCAGTTCCCGGCCCTCGACGCGGAGGGCCGGGCGATGGTTCGCGCCATGATCGACGGTCTGCGGGCGAGGCTGGAGCAGGCGCTGCTGGCGGCGGGGGCCGGTGAGCAGGAGGCGGCAGAGCTGGCGTTGTGCACGCTGGCGACGAACAAATCCCTGGCGGTGCTGAGCCGCGCCGGCTTCTCGGGCGAAGACCTGGCAACCGTCGCGGCAGCCGCCGCCAAGAATGCCAAGGCTGTGCCGAATCGACCGGTCGAACCGTCAGGGCCGCGATAG
- a CDS encoding DeoR/GlpR family DNA-binding transcription regulator, producing MGVANRLDLTLRLVQGQPPGERVSVAELAQRLGVSEMTVRRDLDVLERQGLVRRVHGGAVAARAREEGGGFEARKGWQTATKDRLGAAVAGLVEPGSRVLLDAGTTTVHVAEQLAAQAPLTVAVLSLQAAVRLADRPGIELLVVGGRSRPGERSFVGPLALRTLDSLAFDVFVMSIGGVHAVHGWSEFSLDDAAVKQAGLAQAARTIAVADATKLGVRAFSQVAPLDAAHAFVTDAAAADPVTHPGGPPTLDALREAGVEIHLAP from the coding sequence ATGGGTGTAGCCAACCGTCTCGACCTGACCCTCCGGCTGGTCCAGGGCCAGCCGCCCGGGGAGCGGGTCTCCGTCGCCGAACTCGCGCAGCGGCTGGGGGTTTCGGAGATGACCGTGCGCAGGGATCTGGACGTGCTGGAGCGGCAGGGGCTGGTGCGGCGGGTGCACGGTGGGGCCGTTGCCGCGCGGGCTCGGGAGGAGGGCGGGGGGTTCGAGGCCCGGAAGGGGTGGCAGACGGCGACGAAGGACCGGCTCGGGGCCGCCGTCGCCGGGCTGGTCGAGCCGGGGTCGCGCGTGCTGCTCGACGCCGGGACCACCACCGTGCACGTGGCGGAGCAACTCGCCGCGCAGGCCCCGCTGACCGTGGCCGTGCTCAGTCTTCAGGCGGCGGTGCGGCTGGCCGACCGGCCCGGGATCGAACTGCTGGTCGTCGGCGGCCGCTCCCGTCCCGGCGAGCGGTCCTTCGTCGGGCCGTTGGCCCTGCGCACCCTCGACTCCCTGGCCTTCGACGTGTTCGTGATGTCGATCGGCGGGGTGCACGCGGTGCACGGCTGGTCGGAGTTCTCCCTCGACGACGCGGCCGTCAAGCAGGCGGGCCTCGCCCAGGCCGCCCGCACGATCGCGGTGGCCGACGCGACCAAGCTGGGCGTACGCGCCTTCAGTCAGGTCGCTCCCCTCGACGCCGCGCACGCCTTCGTCACCGACGCCGCGGCGGCCGACCCCGTCACCCATCCCGGCGGCCCGCCGACCCTGGACGCCCTGCGCGAGGCGGGCGTCGAGATCCATCTGGCCCCGTGA
- a CDS encoding DEAD/DEAH box helicase: MSISSTDHSVVPENNDEAIEVTEVVEAAEAVVETAETAEAPEAPKTPEITFASLGLPEGVVRKLAQNGVTSPFPIQAATIPDALAGKDILGRGRTGSGKTLSFGLPTLASLAGGRTERKRPRAVILTPTRELAMQVADALQPYGDVLGLKMKVVCGGTSMSNQIYALERGVDVLVATPGRLRDIINRGACSLEDVQIAVLDEADQMSDLGFLPEVTELFDQIPAGGQRMLFSATMENEISTLVKRYLTDPVTHEVDSAQGNVTTMSHHILIVKPKDKAPVTAAIASRKGRTIIFVRTQLGADRIAEQLRDAGVKADALHGGMTQGARTRTLADFKDGYVNALVATDVAARGIHVDGIDLVLNVDPAGDHKDYLHRAGRTARAGRTGTVVSLSLPHQRRQIFRLMEDAGVDAGRHIIQGGAAFEPEVAEITGARSMTEVQAESAGNAAQQAEREVSQLSKELERAQRRATELREEADRLVARVARERGEDPETAVAEAAATTEAETVVSLPEQSAAPQATEAAAPVREERPSSYEPRQRRDERGNYERRERRDDRGGFNRDNDRGGRSFERRDNDRGGRSFERRDDRPSGGGFNRDRRDDRPSGGFNRDNDRGGRSFERRDDRSSGGGFNRDRRDDRGGFNRDNNDRGGRSFERRDDRSSGGFNRDNDRGGRSFERRDDRSSGGGFNRDRRDDRPSGGFNRDNDRGGFRRDDRPSGHRGSDRPFNRDRQGSSDRPGFRAGGHDRPYGRRDDHRGGTGTGTGSFGRRDDKPRWKRNG; encoded by the coding sequence ATGTCCATTTCCAGTACTGATCACTCCGTCGTGCCCGAGAACAACGACGAGGCGATCGAGGTCACCGAGGTCGTCGAGGCCGCTGAGGCCGTCGTCGAGACCGCGGAGACCGCGGAGGCTCCCGAGGCCCCCAAGACCCCCGAGATCACCTTCGCCTCCCTCGGGCTTCCCGAGGGCGTGGTGCGCAAGCTCGCGCAGAACGGCGTGACCAGTCCCTTCCCGATCCAGGCCGCGACCATCCCGGACGCCCTCGCCGGCAAGGACATCCTCGGCCGTGGCCGCACCGGCTCCGGCAAGACCCTCTCCTTCGGTCTGCCGACCCTGGCCTCGCTGGCCGGCGGCCGCACCGAGCGCAAGCGCCCGCGCGCCGTCATCCTGACGCCGACCCGCGAGCTCGCGATGCAGGTCGCGGACGCGCTGCAGCCGTACGGCGACGTCCTCGGCCTGAAGATGAAGGTCGTCTGCGGCGGTACGTCGATGAGCAACCAGATCTACGCCCTGGAGCGCGGCGTCGACGTCCTCGTCGCCACCCCGGGCCGACTGCGCGACATCATCAACCGCGGCGCCTGCTCCCTGGAGGACGTGCAGATCGCGGTCCTCGACGAGGCCGACCAGATGTCCGACCTGGGCTTCCTGCCCGAGGTCACCGAGCTGTTCGACCAGATCCCGGCCGGCGGCCAGCGGATGCTGTTCTCGGCCACCATGGAGAACGAGATCTCCACGCTGGTCAAGCGCTACCTGACCGACCCGGTCACGCACGAGGTCGACAGCGCCCAGGGCAACGTCACGACGATGTCCCACCACATCCTCATCGTGAAGCCCAAGGACAAGGCGCCGGTCACCGCCGCGATCGCCTCCCGCAAGGGCCGCACGATCATCTTCGTCCGCACCCAGCTGGGCGCCGACCGCATCGCGGAGCAGCTGCGCGACGCCGGGGTGAAGGCCGACGCGCTGCACGGCGGCATGACCCAGGGCGCGCGGACGCGGACGCTGGCCGACTTCAAGGACGGTTACGTCAACGCCCTCGTCGCCACCGACGTCGCCGCCCGCGGCATCCACGTCGACGGCATCGACCTGGTCCTGAACGTGGACCCGGCCGGCGACCACAAGGACTACCTGCACCGCGCCGGCCGTACGGCCCGTGCCGGTCGCACCGGAACCGTGGTCTCGCTCTCCCTGCCGCACCAGCGCCGCCAGATCTTCCGGCTGATGGAGGACGCGGGCGTCGACGCCGGGCGTCACATCATCCAGGGCGGCGCGGCCTTCGAGCCCGAGGTCGCCGAGATCACCGGCGCCCGTTCGATGACCGAGGTCCAGGCCGAGTCCGCGGGCAACGCGGCCCAGCAGGCCGAGCGTGAGGTCTCCCAGCTCAGCAAGGAGCTGGAGCGGGCGCAGCGCCGTGCGACGGAGCTGCGCGAGGAGGCCGACCGTCTGGTCGCCCGCGTCGCCCGTGAGCGCGGCGAGGACCCGGAGACGGCGGTGGCCGAGGCCGCCGCCACGACCGAGGCCGAGACCGTCGTGTCCCTGCCGGAGCAGTCGGCCGCCCCGCAGGCGACCGAGGCGGCGGCACCGGTGCGCGAGGAGCGTCCGTCCTCCTACGAGCCGCGTCAGCGTCGTGACGAGCGCGGCAACTACGAGCGCCGCGAGCGTCGTGACGACCGCGGTGGCTTCAACCGTGACAACGACCGTGGCGGCCGTTCCTTCGAGCGTCGGGACAACGACCGCGGTGGTCGCTCCTTCGAGCGTCGTGACGACCGTCCCTCGGGCGGCGGCTTCAACCGCGACCGTCGGGACGACCGTCCGTCGGGCGGCTTCAACCGTGACAACGACCGTGGCGGTCGCTCCTTCGAGCGTCGCGACGACCGTTCGTCGGGCGGCGGTTTCAACCGCGACCGTCGTGACGACCGCGGTGGCTTCAACCGTGACAACAACGACCGTGGCGGTCGCTCCTTCGAGCGTCGTGACGACCGTTCGTCGGGTGGCTTCAACCGTGACAACGACCGTGGCGGCCGTTCCTTCGAGCGTCGCGACGACCGTTCGTCGGGCGGCGGCTTCAACCGCGACCGTCGGGACGACCGTCCGTCGGGCGGCTTCAACCGGGACAACGACCGTGGCGGCTTCCGCCGCGACGACCGCCCGTCCGGTCACCGTGGCAGCGACCGTCCGTTCAACCGTGACCGTCAGGGCAGCAGCGACCGCCCGGGCTTCCGCGCCGGCGGCCACGACCGCCCGTACGGCCGTCGTGACGACCACCGCGGCGGTACCGGTACCGGCACCGGCTCCTTCGGCCGCCGTGACGACAAGCCGCGCTGGAAGCGCAACGGCTGA